The following are encoded in a window of Mycobacterium sp. ELW1 genomic DNA:
- a CDS encoding LpqN/LpqT family lipoprotein: MITIARNWRVVVGGMAAGTAAVLGFTCANASAEPVVPVLPAPVTVTQTVTVAPEVAAANAAPAAVPAAAPAAVPQVATVPQVAAPAVAPAVAAPETLVPAASGTLADFFKDKGVKMEPQKASGFTALNLVLPMPRGWTVVPDPNVPDAFTVLADRLGGDGLYTSNAQLKVYKLVGDFDPKEAITHGYVDSQQLFNWQATDASLADFGGFPSSLIEGTYRENDMTLNTSRRHVIAQSGPDRYLVSLYVTTAANQVVATADATDAIVNGFRVASPTAAPAPAPAPAAAPLTDASAPAPAVLPAVPALPR; the protein is encoded by the coding sequence ATGATCACGATTGCCCGTAATTGGCGGGTGGTAGTAGGTGGGATGGCCGCCGGTACGGCCGCCGTCCTCGGTTTCACCTGCGCGAATGCGTCAGCCGAGCCGGTCGTTCCCGTTCTGCCCGCCCCGGTCACCGTCACCCAGACCGTCACCGTCGCCCCCGAGGTCGCGGCCGCGAACGCGGCCCCCGCTGCCGTGCCCGCCGCGGCACCGGCTGCCGTCCCCCAGGTTGCCACTGTTCCCCAGGTCGCGGCCCCGGCCGTCGCGCCGGCAGTGGCCGCACCGGAGACCCTTGTCCCGGCCGCATCCGGCACCCTTGCCGACTTCTTCAAGGACAAGGGCGTCAAGATGGAGCCGCAGAAGGCCAGCGGCTTCACCGCGCTCAACCTGGTGCTGCCGATGCCGCGTGGCTGGACCGTCGTACCCGACCCGAACGTCCCGGACGCGTTCACCGTGCTCGCCGACCGGCTCGGCGGCGACGGGCTGTACACCTCGAACGCACAGCTGAAGGTCTACAAGCTGGTCGGCGACTTCGACCCGAAGGAAGCCATCACCCACGGCTACGTGGACAGCCAGCAGCTGTTCAACTGGCAGGCCACCGACGCCTCGCTGGCCGATTTCGGCGGCTTCCCGTCCTCGCTGATCGAGGGCACCTACCGCGAGAACGACATGACGCTGAACACCTCGCGCCGCCACGTCATCGCCCAGTCCGGCCCGGACCGCTACCTGGTGTCGCTCTACGTGACGACCGCCGCCAACCAGGTGGTGGCCACCGCTGATGCGACCGACGCCATCGTCAACGGCTTCCGGGTCGCGTCGCCGACGGCCGCCCCGGCCCCGGCTCCCGCGCCCGCCGCGGCACCGCTGACCGATGCGTCGGCGCCGGCCCCGGCCGTCCTCCCCGCGGTGCCCGCTCTACCGCGCTGA